The Triticum aestivum cultivar Chinese Spring chromosome 5A, IWGSC CS RefSeq v2.1, whole genome shotgun sequence genomic sequence TGGTTCACAGGTGAAATGTGTTCGGGGCATTTAATTTTGGTTCACATGTGAAATGTGTTCAGGGCATTTAGCATTAATTGTTTTCCTTAAGAGCTTCTATTTTGAATACGGTATTCCATTTTGCGCTCATGGTTGTTATCCTTCTCAGGGGAGACCAAACCGTTGAGCTGGGCAATGAGGGTGCGAGCTGCACTCTATGTGGCCCAAGCACTGGAATACTGCACCCTCAAAGGGAGGGCTCTCTACCATGACCTGCATGCATACAGGGTCCTCTTTGATGTGGTGAGTCAGAACTTGTTCTCCTTGTGTGCTCTGCTTCCTAGCTGGGATTGCCAGAGTCAAGATATCtaatatatttttttgtttttgctctgaATTACAGGATGGCAACCCTAGATTGTCATGTTTTGGTTTGATGAAGAACAGCAGAGATGGGAAAAGCTACAGTACCAATTTGGCTTTCACACCTCCTGAGTACCTTAAGACAGGTAAAGTGTGTCATACATATGCAAGTGATCCAGTGATCACGAACGTATTTCATGAATTTGCCATGTTTGCTTCTGATTAGAGGCTCAAATTCATCCCTCATGTTGTGCAGGTAGAGTAATCCCCGAGAGTGTGGTCTACAGCTTTGGTACCATCTTGCTTGACCTCCTAAGTGGAAAGCACATTCCACCAAGCCATGTAAGTGGAAATCATGTTGAAATTTGTGCATTGGCATTGTTGACGATCAACTTTGTCCAAGTAAATAATTGATTTGTCTCTTTTTTGTAGGCGCTTGACCTTATCAGAGGAAGGAACATCACCGTGCTCATGGATTCTTGCTTGGATGGTCACGTCTCCAGTTCTGATGGAACCGAAATGGTGCGGTTAGCATCCCGCTGCTTGCAATATGAAGCTCGCGACCGGCCAAACCTGAAAGCAGTAGTGTCTGCTCTTGCAAGCCTTCAAAAAGACGCTTCTGTAATGTTCCATCCTACTGATAATTTTCAATAGATTTCTTGGTGTTCTATAATATTGAAAAGTTCCAGCAATAACACAATCCTCACCAGCTAGTTGTTTTGCTGCGATTTCCAACTAGTACAATGTTATTTTGCAAGGAAATTACTTATTCTCTTCAATGCAACAGAACTATCTTTGCTTTTCTTTTTAATGCTATCTGAGAACAATCACACTGCTCCATCTTCTGTAGTGTATAAATGGACTTATCCTGTCAAACCATATATGCAGTTTTGCTTTCATAATTTTTTTGTGTCAATAAAGAAAAGCTAAATAAATTACTCAATTTCACACTTAAATTGAGCGTTATACACAAATATCAGTGATCTTAGTTGCACATACTCATCACAATTTGCACCTGTTTGCAGAGAATCTGTTAGCAATAGTCAAAACTGCATACGACAGATGTGTGATTATGAACATTATTAGCACGCAAAAAAAGTTGGGACTTTGTATAATTGGCACTTTATTAATTCTTTAGCACTCAACAAAGTACATCAGGGCTGGTATGCTACAATAAATGGTTGTCAAGCATCATATGGGCCACTTAGAATGTCATTGACCCAGCAGATCATATCTCTTTCCAGCCTGACATGGGCCAATGCCATACGTATCCACTGTTCAATAATTGATTTATAGCTTCTCGTATATCTGATCTGGAAGATACTTTGCTTAGCCCGAACAGCACATGGACGGACGGGATAATGAGCCTGTTGCTCGGGGTCCAGCCACCCTCTCCTGAACAGCAATGTTTTGGGTTACATACACTTTGTAGTAGATGGACTTATTCTGTCAAAGCATATATGCAGCTTTGTTTCGCTTATAACAAATTATGTAGTTTGCCTGCTCTGAAGTATATGGGCGGATTCACTCTCTCATATCACTTATGTAACTTTATTGCGTTTAGACAAAAGTTATGCACCTTTGCCTGCTTAAATAGTTCTAACTAAATCTTCATTGCAGGCTCCTTCACATACTTTACTGGGCATCTCACAGGATGCTGTCAAGGAGAACGCAGAACAAGTTTCATTTTCTGCTACTGAGAAAGCTTATGCGACAGCAGACCTTGAGCAGGTGCATGAGTTGCTGGAAAATGAGGGATATGATGAGGATGAGACAGCAAGTTTTAAGGTAAGAGTACTTGCCAATACATATGACTTTGCCCAGAATGCAAAATCTAAAAATGCACCAAACAAGATAATTGGGACCATTTAGTTTTGTCACCTTGCTCTTTTTATGTATTGCTTTAACTGATAACAATGAGTTTTTGTGTTGCACACACTTTTGAACGTTTGGAACTTGCAGGTGTCTTTAAGCTCGTGGCCTGGCCAACCATCTGAGAGTATTCAGGTCAAGAAGAATGGAGACGATGCTTTTCAATCCAAAGATTTTACGACTGTGCTGGAG encodes the following:
- the LOC123105726 gene encoding serine/threonine-protein kinase BSK5, whose protein sequence is MGARCSKLSACWWPPHFKSPRLENGAAGEDGSGVPVFAEYSLDELRAATDGFATDRIVSEHGEKAPNVVYRGTLFSSGATVAIKRFGRSAWPDARQFVEEARAVGLLRSGRLSNLIGCCCEGGERLLVAEFMPHDTLAKHLFHWETKPLSWAMRVRAALYVAQALEYCTLKGRALYHDLHAYRVLFDVDGNPRLSCFGLMKNSRDGKSYSTNLAFTPPEYLKTGRVIPESVVYSFGTILLDLLSGKHIPPSHALDLIRGRNITVLMDSCLDGHVSSSDGTEMVRLASRCLQYEARDRPNLKAVVSALASLQKDASAPSHTLLGISQDAVKENAEQVSFSATEKAYATADLEQVHELLENEGYDEDETASFKVSLSSWPGQPSESIQVKKNGDDAFQSKDFTTVLECYSRFIDTGAMESPTMLVRRGFANVVLGRMEDALEDARRAEGISPEWPTAHYLQGMALIGLGMELDGHEKLRIAASLEAQRTGRN